A single region of the Lotus japonicus ecotype B-129 chromosome 4, LjGifu_v1.2 genome encodes:
- the LOC130714908 gene encoding probable ubiquitin-conjugating enzyme E2 18 gives MTSSSSSSSRKNLSKIACNRLQKELVEWQRNPPSGFNHKVTDNLQSWVIEVTGAPGTLYANETYKLQVDFPVHYPMEAPQVIFKHPAPLHPHIYSNGHICLDILYDSWSPAMTVSSICISILSMLSSSPAKKCPEDNDRYVKNCRNGRSPKETKWWFHDDKV, from the exons ATGACtagctcttcatcttcatcctctcgCAAG AATCTCAGTAAGATTGCCTGCAATAGGCTCCAGAAAGAGCTCGTCGAGTGGCAGCGAAACCCTCCCTCTGGTTTCAACCACAAAGTCACCGACAATCTCCAGAG TTGGGTTATTGAAGTGACTGGAGCACCTGGGACACTTTATGCTAATGAGACCTACAAGCTTCAGGTGGATTTTCCTGTGCATTACCCAATGGAAGCTCCACAG GTCATATTTAAGCATCCTGCTCCATTGCATCCTCATATCTACAGCAATGGGCATATTTGTTTAG ATATATTGTATGATTCTTGGTCCCCAGCCATGACAGTTAGTTCTATATGCATCAGCATTCTCTCAATGCTTTCAAGCTCACCGGCAAAG AAATGCCCTGAAGATAATGACCGCTATGTTAAGAACTGCAGAAATGGCAGATCTCCCAAGGAGACAAAGTGGTGGTTCCATGATGATAAAGTGTAA
- the LOC130715561 gene encoding aldehyde dehydrogenase family 3 member F1 produces the protein MDTGGKAEEETVRELRQCFKTGRTRSVTWRKKQLKALLDLVHDNEDAIFEALYQDLGKHPVEAYRDEVGGVVKSATNALNNVDKWMAPKKSPIPLLFFPAKGEVLPEPLGVVLIFSSWNYPIILALDPLIGAISAGNVVVLKPSEQAPACSSFLAKTLPHYLDSNAIKVIEGGADVCEQLLLQKWDKIFFTGSPRVASMVMSAAAKNLTPVTLELGGKCPAILDSLSNPSDFKLAVKRIVGGKWGACNGQACIGIDYVLVEEKFSSDLIELLKKFIRKFFGDNPLESKSLSRIVNKQHFQRLGNLLKDPLVAASIVHGGSANEENLFIEPTILLDPPLDAEIMTEEIFGPLLPVITVKNIQETIEFVNSRPKPLTLYAFTKNEAFKTQILSETSSGSVVFNDSLVQFLCDTLPFGGVGQSGMGRYHGKFSFDTFSHEKAVMHRRLCLEIEPRYPPWNNFKLEFIKLAYRLNYFGLVLHMLGLKKH, from the exons ATGGACACTGGTGGGAAAGCAGAAGAAGAGACTGTTAGAGAGTTGAGGCAGTGCTTCAAAACTGGAAGAACAAGAAGTGTGACATGGAGGAAAAAGCAGCTCAAAGCTCTCCTAGACCTTGTTCATGACAATGAAGATGCCATTTTTGAAGCTCTTTATCAAGATCTTGGAAAGCACCCTGTTGAAGCTTACCGCGACGAG GTTGGAGGGGTAGTAAAATCAGCCACCAACGCTTTGAACAATGTTGACAAATGGATGGCACCTAAGAAG AGTCCTATTCCTTTGCTTTTCTTCCCAGCAAAAGGAGAAGTGTTGCCAGAACCACTTGGAGTGGTTCTCATATTTTCTTCTTGGAACTACCCCATCA tattggcatTGGATCCATTGATTGGGGCAATATCTGCTGGAAATGTTGTGGTCTTAAAACCATCAGAGCAAGCTCCAGCATGTTCCTCTTTTCTTGCCAAGACCCTTCCTCACTACTTGGACTCTAATGCCATCAAGGTGATTGAGGGTGGAGCAGATGTGTGTGAACAGCTACTGCTGCAGAAATGGGACAAAATATTCTTCACtg GAAGTCCACGTGTGGCTAGCATGGTCATGTCTGCTGCTGCTAAGAATTTAACTCCTGTTACTCTGGAGCTGGGTGGAAAATGCCCTGCCATACTTGATTCCCTTTCCAATCCTTCAGATTTTAAG TTGGCTGTCAAAAGAATCGTAGGAGGGAAGTGGGGAGCGTGTAATGGACAAGCATGTATAGGAATCGACTATGTTCTTGTTGAAGAGAAGTTCTCATCTGATCTG ATAGAACTATTGAAGAAGTTCATCAGAAAGTTTTTTGGTGACAACCCATTAGAGTCAAAGTCATTGTCGCGAATAGTGAATAAGCAGCACTTTCAAAGATTAGGCAATCTTCTTAAAGACCCTCTTGTTGCTGCTTCCATCGTTCATGGCGGCTCCGCAAATGAAGAAAACCT GTTCATTGAGCCCACAATCTTGTTAGATCCTCCACTAGACGCGGAGATAATGACAGAAGAAATCTTTGGACCACTGCTTCCAGTGATCACA GTGAAAAATATTCAGGAAACTATTGAATTTGTCAATTCAAGACCAAAACCTCTAACCCTTTATGCCTTCACCAAAAATGAAGCTTTCAAGACACAGATTCTATCAGAAACCTCTTCGGGGAGTGTCGTATTCAATGATTCACTGGTTCAA TTTTTATGTGATACACTCCCCTTTGGAGGTGTTGGCCAGAGTGGCATGGGAAGGTACCATGGGAAGTTCTCCTTTGACACTTTCAGCCATGAAAAAGCAGTAATGCATAGAAGGCTGTGCCTTGAAATTGAACCAAGGTACCCTCCTTGGAATAATTTCAAGCTAGAGTTTATCAAATTGGCATATAGATTGAACTACTTTGGACTAGTTCTGCACATGCTGGGCTTGAAAAAACACTAG